A region of Natribaculum luteum DNA encodes the following proteins:
- a CDS encoding alpha/beta hydrolase, giving the protein MPSVDTAVAAVFRRRRAVALAIAVLVVLAVVGGVVYLETPYRGDPDRLEAIDAREDVRLERAGGDVILSGGPVTDETVGIVVYPGARVDPESYAWTLAPVVAERDVVLVVPEMPLNLAVLDVDAADETMADYPSVDRWIVGGHSLGGSMACRYASENPDRADGLLLLAAYCDDGDDLRGSGIPVLSVQGTADGVIDRETERANRELLGQNTWIVEIAGMNHAQFGAYGDQGGDDPATIDDRTARDRLTEAVLEWLDRSPRADANVSATETVVTD; this is encoded by the coding sequence GTGCCGTCCGTCGACACAGCAGTCGCCGCCGTTTTCCGCCGTCGACGAGCCGTCGCGCTCGCGATCGCCGTCCTCGTCGTCCTCGCCGTCGTCGGTGGCGTCGTCTACCTCGAGACGCCGTACCGCGGCGATCCCGACCGCCTCGAAGCGATCGACGCCCGCGAGGACGTCCGACTCGAGCGGGCGGGCGGGGACGTGATCCTCTCTGGCGGTCCAGTTACCGACGAGACGGTCGGGATCGTCGTCTACCCGGGGGCCAGGGTCGACCCCGAGAGCTACGCGTGGACGCTCGCCCCGGTCGTCGCCGAGCGCGACGTCGTGCTCGTCGTGCCCGAGATGCCGCTGAACCTCGCCGTCCTCGACGTCGACGCCGCCGACGAGACGATGGCCGACTATCCGAGCGTCGACCGCTGGATCGTCGGCGGGCACTCGCTGGGCGGTTCGATGGCCTGTCGATACGCCTCCGAGAACCCCGATCGGGCCGACGGTCTGCTCTTGCTCGCGGCGTACTGCGACGACGGCGACGACCTCCGGGGCAGCGGCATTCCCGTCCTCTCGGTGCAGGGGACCGCCGACGGCGTAATCGACCGCGAAACGGAGCGCGCGAACCGCGAACTGCTCGGTCAGAACACCTGGATCGTCGAAATCGCTGGCATGAACCACGCCCAGTTCGGCGCCTACGGCGACCAGGGCGGCGACGATCCCGCGACGATCGACGACCGAACGGCTCGAGACCGACTGACCGAGGCCGTCCTCGAGTGGCTCGACCGCTCGCCGCGAGCGGATGCGAACGTATCGGCGACCGAGACCGTCGTCACCGACTGA
- a CDS encoding carboxymuconolactone decarboxylase family protein, producing the protein MTADDPAMAFERSRGATFTWRTIGPHLVQFLRNLPRVRRAKKAGRVSDAFAEKIMLAVTAVNECPYCARYHTDLAADADVSRETVRQILENDVETAVDDDELPALQFAQHYAESNADPDEAALEELYAVYGRQTGEDVLAYVRAIYFGNLLGNTYDAVRASLSSFGRSLRTRLERTRSSLERRCPLC; encoded by the coding sequence ATGACGGCAGACGATCCAGCGATGGCGTTCGAACGATCTCGAGGGGCGACGTTCACCTGGCGGACGATCGGACCACACCTGGTACAGTTCCTCCGGAACCTCCCACGCGTTCGCCGGGCGAAGAAGGCAGGTCGAGTCAGCGACGCGTTCGCCGAGAAGATCATGCTCGCAGTCACGGCAGTCAACGAGTGTCCCTACTGTGCGCGCTATCACACGGACCTCGCCGCCGACGCCGACGTTTCCCGCGAGACGGTCAGGCAGATTCTCGAGAACGACGTCGAGACGGCGGTCGACGACGACGAACTGCCCGCACTCCAGTTCGCCCAGCACTACGCCGAGTCGAACGCCGACCCAGACGAGGCCGCCCTCGAGGAACTGTACGCCGTCTACGGCCGGCAGACAGGCGAGGACGTGCTGGCGTACGTTCGCGCGATCTACTTCGGGAACCTCCTTGGGAACACGTACGACGCAGTACGGGCGTCGCTGTCGTCGTTCGGACGTAGCCTCCGAACGCGACTCGAGCGGACCCGTTCCTCGCTCGAGCGCCGCTGCCCGCTCTGTTAG
- a CDS encoding FAD-dependent oxidoreductase translates to MDGTEVTVETVREVGTDTVALELTTPEEFDALPGQFVLLGAEVDGEEVTRHYTLSSPSVGEAFEITVGVDPEGDLSPWLASLEGGETVGIEGPFGRITYERDADVVAVAGGPGVGPAVAIAEAAREAGYDAAVVYQDDEPAHRTRLEALEDAGADVTVVDEGDDERLAAAVGERLEDGQFYVFGFSDFVEAVADAIEEAGGDPDDALIENFG, encoded by the coding sequence ATGGACGGAACCGAAGTCACCGTCGAGACGGTTCGCGAGGTCGGTACGGATACGGTCGCACTCGAGTTGACCACACCCGAGGAGTTCGATGCGCTCCCCGGTCAGTTCGTCTTGCTCGGTGCCGAAGTCGACGGCGAGGAGGTGACGCGCCACTACACGCTCTCGTCGCCGTCGGTCGGGGAGGCGTTCGAGATCACGGTTGGCGTCGATCCGGAGGGCGACCTGTCGCCGTGGCTCGCCAGCCTCGAGGGCGGCGAGACGGTCGGGATCGAGGGGCCGTTCGGACGGATCACCTACGAGCGAGACGCCGACGTCGTCGCGGTCGCGGGCGGTCCCGGTGTCGGCCCCGCAGTGGCGATCGCGGAGGCTGCCCGCGAGGCCGGTTACGACGCCGCCGTCGTCTACCAGGACGACGAACCTGCCCATCGGACTCGACTCGAGGCCCTCGAGGACGCAGGCGCGGACGTCACCGTCGTCGACGAGGGCGACGACGAACGGCTCGCCGCCGCCGTCGGCGAGCGCCTCGAGGACGGCCAGTTCTACGTCTTCGGATTCAGCGACTTCGTCGAGGCCGTCGCCGACGCGATCGAGGAGGCAGGCGGCGACCCCGACGACGCGCTGATCGAGAACTTCGGGTGA
- a CDS encoding FAD-binding oxidoreductase, protein MSVDCTFLEDLPLDDDQVSFDEGRRETHAADWGAQHSGRAVLPDAVVWPESTADVSTVLAAATDRGVPVTPYAAGSGLEGNAVPAHGGISLDLTRMDDVRDYRPEDFLIDVGPGIIGTAVDEYVAADGLFFPPLPSSGNISTVGGMIATDASGMQTVRYGEVADWVRRVEAVLADGTVIEAGSRAAKTSSGYNLKDLLVGSEGTLAVITEATLELAGRPAQIRGGRAIFDDLDDAAEAVLETVRTEVAVARIELVDEPSARMANDYFGTDLPDAPMVFLEFHANHGIEEEIDLCRTIFEAHDVARFEMATDEAEMDELWHVRRELAPAVAAYDPDREPVHPGDVTVPISAYPEIVRYAKDLETEYDLEIPCFGHAGDGNLHYTILVDRDDPDERQRCEDVYAQIVRRAIELGGTATGEHGVGEGKRRYLEDEHGEGSVEAMRAVKRALDPTDTLNPGKIFPETEGGGRLERPDR, encoded by the coding sequence ATGTCCGTCGACTGTACGTTTCTCGAGGATCTTCCTCTCGACGACGATCAGGTGTCGTTCGACGAGGGACGGCGAGAGACACACGCGGCAGACTGGGGCGCACAGCACTCCGGACGGGCCGTCCTGCCCGACGCCGTCGTCTGGCCGGAATCGACCGCCGACGTCTCGACGGTGCTCGCCGCCGCGACCGACCGCGGCGTCCCCGTGACGCCGTACGCCGCCGGATCCGGACTCGAGGGCAACGCCGTCCCCGCCCACGGCGGGATCAGCCTCGACCTGACCCGGATGGACGACGTTCGCGACTACCGGCCCGAGGACTTCCTGATCGACGTCGGGCCGGGGATCATCGGCACCGCCGTCGACGAGTACGTTGCGGCCGACGGCCTCTTCTTCCCGCCGTTACCGTCTTCGGGGAACATCTCGACGGTCGGCGGGATGATCGCCACCGACGCCAGCGGCATGCAGACGGTGCGATACGGCGAGGTCGCAGACTGGGTCCGCCGCGTCGAGGCGGTGCTCGCCGACGGCACGGTGATCGAGGCCGGTTCGCGGGCAGCCAAGACCTCGAGTGGGTACAACCTGAAAGACCTCCTCGTGGGCAGCGAGGGGACCCTCGCGGTGATCACGGAGGCGACGCTCGAACTCGCCGGCCGGCCGGCACAGATCCGCGGCGGCCGGGCCATCTTCGACGACCTCGACGACGCGGCGGAGGCCGTCCTCGAGACCGTCCGCACGGAGGTGGCGGTCGCCAGGATCGAACTCGTCGACGAACCGAGCGCGCGGATGGCCAACGACTACTTCGGGACGGACCTGCCCGACGCGCCCATGGTCTTCCTCGAGTTCCACGCGAACCACGGCATCGAGGAGGAGATCGACCTCTGTCGGACGATCTTCGAGGCCCACGACGTCGCGCGCTTCGAGATGGCCACCGACGAGGCAGAGATGGACGAACTGTGGCACGTCAGGCGGGAACTCGCTCCCGCCGTCGCCGCGTACGACCCCGATCGCGAACCCGTCCACCCCGGCGACGTGACGGTGCCGATCAGCGCCTACCCCGAGATCGTCCGCTACGCGAAAGACCTCGAGACCGAGTACGACCTCGAGATTCCCTGTTTCGGCCACGCGGGCGACGGTAACCTCCACTACACGATCCTGGTCGACCGCGACGACCCTGACGAACGCCAGCGCTGCGAGGACGTCTACGCGCAAATCGTTCGTCGCGCGATCGAACTCGGCGGGACGGCCACCGGCGAGCACGGCGTCGGCGAGGGCAAACGGCGCTATCTCGAGGACGAACACGGCGAGGGGAGCGTCGAGGCGATGCGAGCGGTCAAGCGGGCGCTCGACCCGACGGACACCCTGAACCCGGGCAAGATCTTTCCGGAGACGGAAGGCGGGGGACGGCTCGAGCGGCCCGATCGGTAG
- a CDS encoding helix-turn-helix domain-containing protein — MSAESRPSTDSRHEPTPLRAILEVELPESVQCPVARETPNASAVSQTITGGGDGGGQTCQNEVTVADGTTTQTEYVSTSVDESCACAAIRQFECVFDLEGVRDGALRVSLVVPERALLGDVVSALRETGASVDLKRISRLGDDGGSVELDATAITEKQREAVELAVELGYYDRPRETDLEELADRLGVSRSAVSQRLNAVESTLVQSLVADRGGRDVQT, encoded by the coding sequence ATGAGCGCCGAGTCGCGTCCGTCGACCGATTCTCGCCACGAGCCGACGCCGTTGCGCGCGATCCTCGAGGTCGAACTGCCCGAAAGCGTCCAGTGCCCGGTCGCCCGCGAGACCCCGAACGCGTCTGCGGTCTCGCAGACGATTACGGGCGGCGGCGACGGCGGCGGCCAGACGTGTCAGAACGAGGTTACCGTCGCCGACGGGACGACGACGCAAACGGAGTACGTCTCGACGTCGGTCGACGAGTCGTGTGCCTGTGCGGCGATCAGGCAGTTCGAGTGCGTCTTCGACCTCGAAGGCGTCCGGGACGGCGCACTGCGCGTCTCGCTCGTCGTCCCCGAACGGGCCCTCCTCGGTGACGTCGTCTCGGCACTTCGCGAGACGGGCGCGAGCGTCGACCTCAAGCGCATCTCCCGTCTCGGCGACGACGGCGGCAGCGTCGAACTCGACGCGACCGCGATCACCGAAAAGCAACGCGAGGCGGTCGAACTGGCGGTCGAACTTGGCTACTACGACCGGCCGCGCGAGACCGACCTCGAGGAACTCGCGGATCGACTCGGCGTCTCGCGGTCGGCGGTCTCACAGCGGCTCAACGCCGTCGAGTCGACGCTCGTGCAGTCGCTCGTCGCCGACCGCGGCGGTCGCGACGTCCAGACGTAG
- a CDS encoding 2-oxoacid:ferredoxin oxidoreductase subunit beta, which produces MSSEVRFTDFKSDKQPTWCPGCGDFGTMNGMMKALAETGNDPDNTFVVAGIGCSGKIGTYMHSYALHGVHGRALPVGTGVKLARPDLEVMVAGGDGDGYSIGSGHFIHAVRRNVDMTYVVMDNRIYGLTKGQASPTSRSDFETSTTPEGPKQPPVNPHALALAAGATFIAQSFSSDALRHQEIIQEAIEHDGFGFVNVYSPCVTFNDVDTYDYFRDTLVDLEEEGHDPTDYDAAKEVILDADKEYQGVIYKDENSVPYSEQHGVDANMSEIPDGAPENAMDLVREFY; this is translated from the coding sequence ATGAGTTCGGAAGTACGATTCACCGACTTCAAGTCCGACAAGCAGCCGACGTGGTGCCCCGGATGTGGGGACTTCGGCACGATGAACGGCATGATGAAAGCCCTCGCCGAAACCGGCAACGATCCCGACAACACGTTCGTCGTCGCCGGGATCGGCTGCTCGGGGAAGATCGGGACCTACATGCACAGCTACGCGCTGCACGGGGTCCACGGTCGCGCTCTGCCAGTTGGCACGGGCGTCAAGCTTGCCCGACCCGACCTCGAGGTCATGGTCGCCGGTGGCGACGGCGACGGCTACTCGATCGGCTCGGGGCACTTCATCCACGCCGTTCGACGCAACGTCGACATGACCTACGTCGTCATGGACAACCGCATCTACGGCCTCACGAAGGGGCAGGCCTCGCCGACCTCGCGTTCTGACTTCGAAACCTCGACTACCCCGGAAGGTCCGAAACAGCCCCCGGTCAACCCCCACGCGCTCGCACTCGCGGCCGGGGCGACGTTCATCGCCCAGTCCTTTAGCTCCGACGCGCTGCGCCACCAGGAGATCATCCAGGAGGCAATCGAGCACGATGGCTTTGGCTTCGTGAACGTCTACTCGCCGTGTGTCACGTTCAACGACGTCGACACCTACGACTACTTCCGCGACACGCTGGTCGACCTCGAGGAAGAGGGCCACGACCCGACCGACTACGACGCCGCAAAGGAGGTCATCCTCGACGCCGACAAGGAGTATCAGGGCGTCATCTACAAAGACGAAAACTCCGTGCCCTACAGCGAACAGCACGGTGTCGACGCCAACATGTCCGAGATTCCCGACGGCGCACCCGAGAACGCGATGGATCTCGTCCGCGAGTTCTACTGA
- a CDS encoding DUF6517 family protein, translating into MRSRRSLLAAGATGALALSAGCLGVVLGNEPLEFHASRVAPTEEVLSETGYEEHESTNETYREEVDVGVTREISASYWRSIYTKAVEIQGTAQEAATFAAVSVPGMDVLGTDYNPLSELDNEELLDQLREQIDGTYDGLRDVRHDETIELEILGETRDVDRFLATTDLEGQEIEVAVLLAAFDHDGDLLVLLGGHPEMLPDEGVDLEVLMESIEHPLE; encoded by the coding sequence ATGAGATCACGACGATCGCTACTCGCCGCCGGCGCGACCGGGGCACTCGCGCTTTCGGCGGGCTGTCTCGGTGTCGTCCTCGGGAACGAACCGCTCGAGTTTCACGCGTCTCGAGTCGCCCCGACCGAGGAGGTACTCTCGGAGACGGGGTACGAAGAGCACGAGTCGACGAACGAAACGTACCGCGAGGAAGTCGACGTCGGCGTCACGCGGGAGATTTCCGCCTCCTACTGGCGATCGATCTACACCAAAGCCGTCGAGATCCAGGGGACGGCTCAGGAGGCGGCCACCTTCGCCGCCGTCTCGGTACCCGGCATGGACGTCCTCGGGACGGACTACAACCCCCTCTCGGAACTGGACAACGAGGAACTGCTCGACCAGCTTCGCGAGCAGATCGACGGGACCTACGACGGGTTACGCGACGTCCGTCACGACGAGACGATCGAACTCGAGATCCTCGGCGAGACGAGAGACGTCGACCGCTTCCTCGCGACGACCGACCTCGAGGGCCAGGAGATCGAGGTCGCCGTCCTGCTCGCGGCGTTCGACCACGACGGCGACCTGCTCGTCCTCCTCGGCGGCCACCCGGAGATGCTCCCCGACGAGGGCGTCGACCTCGAGGTACTGATGGAGTCGATCGAGCACCCGCTCGAGTGA
- a CDS encoding DUF5789 family protein has product MIDTHSRELGIEFGDLETKLREQTYPIETEDLLEQCGEDTVELQNGSETLREMLGLLPEETYESVEETREAIFNAVDSKAIGRRYYSDRTPPANGERREDAQLSF; this is encoded by the coding sequence ATGATAGATACACATAGCCGCGAACTGGGCATCGAGTTCGGCGACCTCGAGACGAAACTGCGCGAACAGACGTACCCGATCGAGACCGAAGACCTCCTCGAGCAGTGTGGCGAGGATACCGTCGAACTCCAGAACGGCTCCGAGACGTTACGCGAGATGCTCGGCTTGCTGCCCGAAGAGACCTACGAGTCCGTCGAGGAGACACGGGAGGCGATCTTCAACGCCGTCGACAGCAAGGCGATCGGGCGTCGGTACTACTCCGACCGGACGCCGCCGGCGAACGGCGAACGACGCGAGGACGCGCAGTTGTCGTTCTGA
- a CDS encoding pyridoxal phosphate-dependent aminotransferase codes for MAEFSDRIEQVSISGIREVFEAASEDAINLGIGQPDFPTPAHARRAAIEAIESGRTDAYTSNKGTRGLREAISAKYDRDYGLEVDPGDVIATAGGSEALHIALEAHVDPGEEVIFPDPGFVSYDALTRIAGGTPKPVGLREDLTMDPATVEEAITDETAAFVVNSPANPTGAVQSEEDMREFARIADEHDVLCVSDEVYEHIVFDGEHHSPMAFAQTDNVVVISACSKTYSMTGWRLGWVIGSNRRIERMLRVHQYAQACASAPAQYAAEAALSGPQEPVDEMVAAFQKRRDVVLDGLEDAGLEVPTPEGAFYAMPKVPEGWCDEVLARDVVVVPGEAFGANGEGYARLSYATGMEDLKEALEIIDEATQAVQ; via the coding sequence ATGGCGGAATTTTCAGATCGGATCGAGCAGGTGTCGATCAGCGGCATTCGCGAAGTGTTCGAAGCCGCGAGCGAAGACGCGATCAACCTCGGGATCGGCCAGCCGGACTTTCCGACGCCCGCACACGCCCGTCGGGCCGCAATCGAGGCGATCGAATCCGGGCGGACCGACGCGTACACGTCGAACAAGGGTACTCGCGGCCTTCGCGAGGCCATCTCGGCGAAGTACGACCGCGACTACGGACTCGAGGTCGATCCCGGCGACGTCATCGCCACTGCGGGCGGTAGCGAAGCCTTGCACATCGCACTCGAGGCGCACGTCGACCCCGGCGAGGAAGTGATCTTCCCGGATCCGGGCTTCGTCTCCTACGACGCGCTGACCCGGATCGCGGGCGGGACGCCGAAACCGGTGGGGCTTCGCGAGGACCTGACGATGGACCCCGCGACGGTCGAGGAGGCGATCACCGACGAGACGGCGGCGTTCGTCGTCAACAGCCCGGCGAACCCGACGGGTGCCGTCCAGAGCGAAGAAGACATGCGGGAGTTCGCCCGGATCGCGGACGAACACGACGTGCTCTGTGTCTCCGACGAGGTGTACGAACACATCGTCTTCGACGGCGAGCACCACTCGCCGATGGCGTTCGCCCAGACGGACAACGTCGTCGTCATCAGTGCCTGCTCGAAGACCTACTCGATGACCGGGTGGCGACTCGGCTGGGTGATCGGTTCGAACCGCCGCATCGAACGGATGCTGCGGGTCCACCAGTACGCCCAGGCCTGTGCCAGCGCGCCGGCGCAGTACGCCGCCGAGGCGGCGCTGTCGGGCCCCCAGGAGCCCGTCGACGAGATGGTCGCCGCCTTCCAGAAGCGTCGCGACGTCGTCCTCGACGGGCTCGAGGACGCCGGTCTCGAGGTGCCGACGCCGGAGGGTGCGTTCTACGCGATGCCGAAGGTTCCTGAGGGCTGGTGTGACGAGGTGCTCGCGCGGGACGTCGTCGTCGTCCCCGGCGAAGCGTTCGGCGCGAACGGCGAGGGGTACGCCCGCCTTTCGTACGCGACAGGTATGGAAGACCTGAAGGAAGCACTCGAGATCATCGACGAGGCGACGCAGGCGGTGCAGTAG
- a CDS encoding thiamine pyrophosphate-binding protein gives MTGEYTGADLFVDALESYGVEYVFGNPGTTELPVMNALVESDLEYVLGLHEDVAVGMAAGYASTRRYHADGATGPDVTETNPVGVVNLHLAPGLAHGLGNLYGAMVAGAPLVVTAGNHSTDFRHEEPILSGDLVDLAEPFTKWSDEVLDVDALPTMLRRAFRVALTPPTGPVFLALPLDVTMAETDAEPERLGSIPTAGSGDPAELERAADRLAAADSPAMIVGDGVARSGTGAVAAAVDLAEAAGLRVHGEIMASEVNFPADHGLWVSHVPPAEDLASMLASTDTLVFVGTSTHTTLVRHEGDLVDPETTCIHLGDDAWELGKNQPADVTVLGDPGETLADLADRVRARLDDETREQRLESVHATAAALEETIESMGESDAPADERRASKARLVDELHAVAPDAYVVDEGVTARYAMLTRWPFEAEGLISNKGGGLGYGLPAAIGAAIAEGDREDPRDVIGFVGDGSYLYYPNAIYTAARYGVDLTVVIPDNRNYRILKDNTAKLFGGDAEDYEYVGMDFEPPVDLVANAKSHGADAELVETPDEIGPAVERALESDGPTVLDVLVHD, from the coding sequence ATGACTGGCGAGTACACCGGCGCGGACCTGTTCGTCGACGCCCTCGAGTCCTACGGCGTCGAGTACGTCTTCGGCAACCCCGGCACGACCGAGCTTCCAGTGATGAACGCACTCGTCGAGAGCGACCTCGAGTACGTCCTCGGCCTCCACGAGGACGTCGCGGTCGGGATGGCGGCGGGCTACGCGAGCACGCGCCGGTACCACGCCGACGGCGCGACCGGGCCCGACGTAACCGAAACGAACCCCGTCGGCGTCGTCAACCTTCACCTCGCGCCGGGACTCGCGCACGGACTCGGCAACCTCTACGGGGCGATGGTCGCCGGCGCGCCGCTGGTCGTGACGGCGGGCAACCACAGCACCGACTTTCGCCACGAGGAGCCGATCCTCTCGGGCGACCTCGTCGACCTCGCGGAGCCGTTCACCAAGTGGAGCGACGAGGTGCTCGACGTCGACGCGCTCCCGACGATGCTCCGGCGGGCGTTCCGGGTCGCGCTGACGCCGCCGACCGGGCCGGTCTTCCTCGCGCTCCCGCTCGACGTCACGATGGCCGAGACCGACGCCGAACCCGAGCGGCTGGGATCGATTCCGACCGCCGGCAGCGGCGATCCGGCCGAACTCGAGCGCGCGGCCGACCGCCTCGCGGCGGCGGACAGTCCGGCCATGATCGTCGGCGACGGGGTCGCCAGGTCGGGCACCGGCGCGGTCGCGGCGGCGGTCGACCTCGCCGAGGCCGCGGGCCTGCGGGTCCACGGCGAGATCATGGCCAGCGAGGTGAACTTCCCGGCCGACCACGGCCTGTGGGTCTCGCACGTGCCGCCGGCGGAGGACCTGGCGTCGATGCTCGCGTCGACCGACACGCTCGTCTTCGTCGGGACCTCGACGCACACGACGCTCGTCCGCCACGAAGGCGACCTCGTCGATCCCGAGACGACGTGTATCCACCTCGGCGACGACGCGTGGGAACTCGGCAAGAACCAGCCCGCGGACGTGACCGTCCTCGGCGACCCGGGTGAGACCCTCGCCGACCTCGCCGATCGGGTTCGCGCCCGTCTCGACGACGAGACCCGCGAGCAGCGCCTCGAGTCGGTTCACGCGACCGCGGCGGCGCTCGAGGAGACGATCGAATCGATGGGCGAGAGCGACGCGCCGGCAGACGAGCGGCGGGCGTCGAAGGCGCGACTGGTCGACGAACTCCACGCGGTCGCGCCCGACGCCTACGTCGTCGACGAGGGCGTCACGGCGCGGTACGCGATGCTCACCCGGTGGCCCTTCGAAGCGGAGGGACTGATATCGAACAAGGGCGGCGGTCTGGGCTACGGGCTGCCGGCGGCCATCGGCGCGGCGATCGCCGAAGGCGACCGCGAGGACCCCCGGGACGTGATCGGCTTCGTCGGCGACGGCTCGTACCTCTACTACCCGAACGCGATCTACACGGCGGCCCGCTACGGCGTCGACCTCACCGTCGTGATTCCGGACAACCGCAACTACCGCATCCTCAAAGACAACACGGCGAAGCTGTTCGGCGGCGACGCCGAGGACTACGAGTACGTCGGGATGGACTTCGAGCCACCCGTCGACCTCGTCGCGAACGCGAAGAGCCACGGCGCGGACGCGGAACTCGTCGAGACGCCCGACGAGATCGGTCCCGCCGTCGAACGCGCACTCGAGAGCGACGGTCCGACGGTCCTCGACGTACTCGTCCACGACTGA
- a CDS encoding 2-oxoacid:acceptor oxidoreductase subunit alpha, with amino-acid sequence MAEDLNWAVGGEAGDGIDSTGKIFAQALSRAGRHVFTSKDFASRIRGGYTAYKIRTSVDRVQSVVDRLDILVALTQRTIDENLDELHDGSAIIYDGERSWEAEIPDEMTAVDVPLKSLAEDAGGAIMRNIVALGAACEITGFDVEYLDEALEKRFGGKGSKIVENNKKAARLGQEYVQENYDLDHLGYNLETTDNDYVLLNGNEAIGMGALAAGCRFYAGYPITPATSIMEYLTGRIEEYGGHVVQAEDELSAINMSLGAARAGARSMTATSGAGIDLMTETFGLVATSETPLVICDVQRSGPSTGMPTKQEQGDLNMALYGGHGEVPRFVVTPTSIDECFWKTVEAFNYAEKYQTPVFLVSDLAMSVTEQTFPPETFDMDDVEIDRGNLVDEDEVEEWLDDQGRFRAHAATDDGVSPRAIPGTTDGAHMSTGLEHDELGRRTEDTEVRVEQVDKRNRKVETAKEREDWDYREFGDADADTLVVSWGSNEGALVEALDYLEEDGVDVRVLSVPYIFPRPDLSEEIEAADDVIVVECNATGQFADLIEHDTLTRVKRINKYTGVRFKADELAEKIKQKLTEEVPA; translated from the coding sequence ATGGCTGAGGACCTTAACTGGGCAGTCGGAGGCGAGGCTGGCGACGGCATCGACTCCACGGGGAAAATCTTCGCCCAGGCACTTAGCAGGGCTGGACGACACGTATTCACGTCGAAAGACTTCGCGTCTCGAATTCGCGGCGGCTACACCGCCTACAAGATTCGGACGTCCGTCGACAGGGTCCAGAGCGTCGTCGACCGACTCGACATTCTGGTCGCGTTGACCCAGCGAACTATCGACGAGAATCTAGACGAGCTTCACGACGGGAGTGCCATCATCTACGACGGCGAACGCTCCTGGGAGGCCGAGATTCCCGACGAGATGACTGCAGTCGACGTTCCGCTGAAGTCGCTGGCCGAAGACGCGGGTGGCGCGATCATGCGCAACATCGTCGCACTCGGTGCCGCCTGCGAGATCACCGGCTTCGACGTCGAGTACCTGGACGAAGCACTCGAGAAGCGCTTTGGCGGCAAGGGATCGAAGATCGTCGAGAACAACAAGAAGGCCGCACGCCTCGGACAGGAGTACGTCCAGGAGAACTACGACCTCGATCACCTCGGCTACAACCTCGAGACCACGGACAACGACTACGTCCTGCTCAACGGCAACGAGGCGATTGGGATGGGCGCACTCGCCGCTGGCTGCCGGTTCTACGCCGGTTACCCGATCACGCCCGCGACGTCAATCATGGAGTACCTGACGGGGCGTATCGAAGAGTACGGCGGTCACGTCGTCCAGGCCGAAGACGAGTTGTCGGCGATCAACATGTCGCTCGGTGCCGCACGCGCCGGCGCTCGCTCGATGACCGCGACCTCGGGTGCCGGGATCGACCTCATGACCGAGACGTTCGGCCTGGTCGCGACCAGCGAGACGCCGCTTGTCATCTGTGACGTCCAGCGGTCCGGCCCCTCGACTGGGATGCCGACGAAGCAGGAACAGGGCGACCTCAACATGGCGCTGTACGGCGGCCACGGCGAAGTCCCACGGTTCGTCGTCACCCCCACCTCGATCGACGAGTGTTTCTGGAAGACCGTCGAGGCGTTCAACTACGCCGAGAAGTACCAGACGCCGGTGTTCCTCGTCTCCGACCTGGCGATGTCGGTCACCGAGCAGACGTTCCCGCCGGAGACGTTCGACATGGACGACGTCGAGATCGACCGCGGCAACCTCGTCGACGAAGACGAAGTCGAGGAGTGGCTCGACGACCAGGGTCGTTTCCGCGCCCACGCCGCGACCGACGACGGCGTCAGCCCGCGTGCGATTCCGGGAACGACCGACGGCGCACACATGAGCACCGGTCTCGAGCACGACGAGCTCGGCCGCCGAACCGAGGACACGGAGGTTCGCGTCGAGCAGGTCGACAAGCGCAACCGCAAGGTCGAAACCGCCAAAGAACGCGAAGACTGGGACTACCGCGAGTTCGGTGACGCCGACGCCGACACGCTCGTCGTCTCGTGGGGCTCGAACGAGGGCGCACTGGTCGAAGCCCTCGACTACCTCGAGGAAGACGGCGTCGACGTTCGCGTCCTCTCCGTACCCTACATCTTCCCGCGGCCCGACCTGAGCGAGGAGATCGAAGCCGCAGACGACGTGATCGTCGTCGAGTGTAACGCCACCGGCCAGTTCGCCGACCTGATCGAGCACGACACGCTTACCCGCGTCAAGCGCATCAACAAGTACACCGGCGTCCGCTTCAAGGCGGACGAACTCGCGGAGAAAATCAAGCAGAAACTCACGGAGGAGGTTCCAGCATGA